A segment of the Populus alba chromosome 9, ASM523922v2, whole genome shotgun sequence genome:
ATGCATTAGAAGTAGCTTCgcaattaatgtgtttttgttttacttaagaaataataacctaaaaatttagtgCTCCAACTCCCCAAGTCCTAGACTCTAGACAGGTGGCATGTTCCAACTGATACAGAGATTCCACAGAGTCCAGTTGCAAAATCATGAATCATAGTAAATCTGAGTGGCAGCCCAAATCAATGATGCTTGCATTCCAGCGGGAACGATACTATCTATTCTCAATACTCttgaaaaaatactaataaaatgtGCAGAAGATGCATAGTAATGGAATTGAGTTCAGCCATTACACTAGAGAGAGGGCTCACCTCAAACAAAGTTAAATCGGTTCCACCAGTTATATTCCACACAATCCCAGTAGCTCGTTCAATGCCAATATCCAACAAAGGTGATTGGATGGCGTTCAATGCAGCGTCTCTTGCCCTTGCCTTCCCTGCTAATCAAAAAGTAATTAATACAGGTAGAAAATTAAACATGCGATCATGATACATTAAACAGTTTTGTGCAGAAAATTTTGATGAGAACACTGAAATCGAGTATTATATCATAAATGAAGCAGTTGTTTAGAGAACAAAATGGAAAGTACCACAACTCtagaaattgataaaagaaatgCATATGATGACATAACAATGTTTCTCATTTTCTACTTTTTAAGACATATGGCTGCAAAGAAATTCAGAAGGTGGCAGCTACAAGGTAAATATAGGCATGAAAAACAACAGAAACTAACATTCAtgcataagaaaaaataatatcggGGCTTCAGTTAAATAAAGAACAGGGCATGGCCAATTCCAAAACATACAATGTTTAGGATAGCCTTCTTTACATCCCTTCAGAAAGATAAAAGGCTGGTTTCCATAGTTGACTTCTTTAAAATCAATAGAAGAGAATTAATGAGGCATTAAGACATTCTTAAGTGGCCCAAGCCTAGGTGTCTCATGTTATCATAAGCCTAGCCTAGGACATTCAAAGATAATACGAaactgaataaaatttaaagagtcATTATATTTTAAGCTGAAAATCCAAATTATTCTCCTgccatttttcatcaaaaaacaaGAGCACACTTTATATAGAAAAGATTGTAAATGATGACAGATCCAATATCAAATAAAAGAGGCAAAAAATTGAGACATGAAACCCCTTTTCTCAtttgatcaaagaaaaaaaaatattgatgctttGTCTTTAATTACTTTTGCTGTGGTTTTGTAacaattcattttccatttgtAAATGTTACCCAAAATAAATCTAGGAATTGATGGAACCAGGGCTTTGGAAGTAGAATTAGAGATTCAGGAGCTGTTTGATGGTTTTACTCGAGGATTCATATTTGTTCACCTTGAAGTGGGAAACAACAAGCATGTTGGGAATGAACAAAGAAGACGAGAAGAAATAAGCAAGAAGATATAATAGATTAATCCCTAATCAAAGGAACTTTTACTCATAACAGACAAAAGGAACCCTAACATACAGGAGCTGCAGCAACTTGCTCACAGCTCTCAAACGAGAACCACCACAATCTCTACCAAATCACTTGTGGGGCATGGCCTATAAAACCGTTTAACACTCATCTCCATCGGACATTGTATCAGGACCTCATCGAATATAATCCATAAATAGCTAAAActaaaaatagttgaaaatagCAAGTTCTGTCGTTGGGATCTTTTACTTACCGGTTGCAGTTCCTATTCCCAAAAGAGAAGAGCCTGCATCTTTCATAATAGCTCGAACATCAGCAAAATCTACATTCACCAGACCTGGCACCTGTAGAAGAAAAATTTCTCACCATTATGAAAGGAAAAGGCAAAAACACTGCTGAATATGATTGACAAAGGAAAGGAATAAGGGACAGGAGACAGAGGCCTAGAGACATGggataaaaccaaaaaaccttATCAGATGACTGTAGCAACCTGGAAAAATAATCTTTTGGGGGGGATTTGATAAGTATAAACCTTATTCAATAGAACATGCTGCTAGAATTACCATATATGAAGGTGAATGTAAGGATATATGGAAGGCAGAAGACAAATTTACCAGAACAAGTGTTCACTTCAAAGAATAATACACCACACACAAACCCACCTACCCACATACATGGAATTTGCATATTCATGTGAATGCTTGCGTCCCAATACAACTCTATAAACACAAGCACCTATATCTGTATGAAGACCACACTAATACATGTTATAATTTGATGGTATGAAATAAGAAGAATGATAGCCGTAAGAAGAGATGCAACAATCAATTATGAAAGCATTTAAACACATTATCGACAATGACAAACCATGAAACCAAAAACAATGGGTGATGACCATCTACgtgataaaaaatacaaagattttaaGATAGAATGGATGGAGTAGATCTTGTTCCCCAAGTGAAGGTTTCAGGTTCAAATCCTCCACTTGAGAGAATTCTACAAGTTTGGGTGGGAAAAAATGCAGAAGTAGAGAGAAAAGACTACAGATGTTAGTTCAGAAAAAAAGGTCtttatatttacaaaattaagGCCTTCAACATTGGCAAAGCAAATTGACATTCAAAACAGTAAATAAATACTGAATTGTGCATGATTCACAACCTCATGGTCATGGAGTGGCGTGTTAGCACATAAGCACCACATATGACtgagaattaattttaacaaccaGAAAAGAAATCATATGAAGCCAAAGATACAAACTAATTTAACATTTCTCTTTAGTCATTCCATACCATAATGATGTCAGAGATGCCACGAACACCTTGCCGAAGTATATCATCAGCCAAATTAAATGCCTCTGTCACTGGGGTTGATAGAGAAACAGCAGTCAGTAACTTGTCATTAGGAATAACAATTAATGTGTCAACATTGTTTCTCAGAGCAGCAATTCCCTCCTGAGCTTGAACAGCACGTCTTCGGCCCTCAAAGGAGAATGGTGTGGTAACAATACCAACAGTCAATATTCCCATGGACTTTGCAACACTAGCAATCACTGGAGCCCCACCAGTGCCAGTTCCTCCACCCATCCCAGCCTGCAGATTTAAGGCATCAGTGAGATAtcataacaaaatgaaaaagagtAGCAATTATCAGGAAATACTGTGATCTATTTGTAAGACTTAGGAAGAGCTACACGGAGAAAAACAATAAAGGGAACCCTCAATCGAATAAAGAAGATGTACAGCAATAGTTCAGGCCTGATTTAACATGATATATAGCTATGTCCTAATGCTTTGGACTTGTAGTTCTGCATTTCCTTCAACAAAGATAATCTTCCCCCCATCATTTCCagttcagaaaaaaaattaaggcatTGCCAACATTTGACTACAGTTGAACTCCCATATCCATTGGCATTACTAGTTAACAAGACATCAGCCAGGATGAAAGAGAAAGCCTTATCTGAATTTCACCTTTGCACTTCTGCAAAACAAGTATCTACCTCCTGCAAGACCCCATATCTAGTGGgtcaaattgaaattattatggAGAACTCGggctttcattttatttgcaagAAAGGCCTCTGATTTTTAATCGTTGGCAGATCTAAATCAATCCAAGGAAAGGAGTTTGATGTGTTAAGGTCTGCTTTGAATGTGCAAAACCAAGTGACCAAATCTATCCACAGCAAATAGGCGTATACAAGCACATGCCACGTACACAGATGTATGCCTTTGATCTCAATACTCTACTGAGCTATGCTAAACTAATGTATTCTACTTTTCAAAAAGATGATAGAAAAGGAGTTGTATATCTCAGGATCTACttccattcttttaatttattcaagcAATTAACatataggaaaaaaacaaaggcgTACTGTTATGAAGACCATGTCTGCACCATAAAGTGCCTCCTCTATTGCTGCTTTACTTTCATTGGCAGCATTCATCCCTACATCTGGGTTTCCACCAGCACCCAGACCCCTAGTTAGCTCTTTTCCAACTTGCAAACGGTTCTCTGGGAGCACTGGTGACATCTTCATTGCCTGAATATCTGTGTTCACTATCCAAAAATCCACCCCGGTCAGGGAACTCTCAATCATTCTATTAACAGCGTTAGACCCACCACCCCCGACACCAATAACCTTGATCTTGGCTTCATTGTAGTTGCTCATAAAAGAGGAATCCCCTGAGCTCTCAGTGACATTTACTCCAGATGTCTCCTTTCTCAGACAAGAGTATG
Coding sequences within it:
- the LOC118032342 gene encoding cell division protein FtsZ homolog 2-1, chloroplastic isoform X3, which translates into the protein MATCVSPPFTPSGTQISVGRRISTENRTGKTVTFKRFDKKNGACGAYERNVFSIPQIRCSVNSHNISPNHSKDSFLDLHPEVSMLRSDANDTYSCLRKETSGVNVTESSGDSSFMSNYNEAKIKVIGVGGGGSNAVNRMIESSLTGVDFWIVNTDIQAMKMSPVLPENRLQVGKELTRGLGAGGNPDVGMNAANESKAAIEEALYGADMVFITAGMGGGTGTGGAPVIASVAKSMGILTVGIVTTPFSFEGRRRAVQAQEGIAALRNNVDTLIVIPNDKLLTAVSLSTPVTEAFNLADDILRQGVRGISDIIMVPGLVNVDFADVRAIMKDAGSSLLGIGTATGKARARDAALNAIQSPLLDIGIERATGIVWNITGGTDLTLFEVNAAAEVIYDLVDPTANLIFGAVIDPSLTGQVSITLIATGFNRRNEGEGKTPVLR
- the LOC118032342 gene encoding cell division protein FtsZ homolog 2-1, chloroplastic isoform X2, with product MATCVSPPFTPSGTQISVGRRISTENRTGKTVTFKRFDKKNGACGAYERNVFSIPQIRCSVNSHNISPNHSKDSFLDLHPEVSMLRSDANDTYSCLRKETSGVNVTESSGDSSFMSNYNEAKIKVIGVGGGGSNAVNRMIESSLTGVDFWIVNTDIQAMKMSPVLPENRLQVGKELTRGLGAGGNPDVGMNAANESKAAIEEALYGADMVFITAGMGGGTGTGGAPVIASVAKSMGILTVGIVTTPFSFEGRRRAVQAQEGIAALRNNVDTLIVIPNDKLLTAVSLSTPVTEAFNLADDILRQGVRGISDIIMVPGLVNVDFADVRAIMKDAGSSLLGIGTATGKARARDAALNAIQSPLLDIGIERATGIVWNITGGTDLTLFEVNAAAEVIYDLVDPTANLIFGAVIDPSLTGQVSITLIATGFNRRNEGEGKRAHGDVSLGINRRPSYAEGGSVEIPEFLRKKGRSLFPRI
- the LOC118032342 gene encoding cell division protein FtsZ homolog 2-2, chloroplastic isoform X1 gives rise to the protein MATCVSPPFTPSGTQISVGRRISTENRTGKTVTFKRFDKKNGACGAYERNVFSIPQIRCSVNSHNISPNHSKDSFLDLHPEVSMLRSDANDTYSCLRKETSGVNVTESSGDSSFMSNYNEAKIKVIGVGGGGSNAVNRMIESSLTGVDFWIVNTDIQAMKMSPVLPENRLQVGKELTRGLGAGGNPDVGMNAANESKAAIEEALYGADMVFITAGMGGGTGTGGAPVIASVAKSMGILTVGIVTTPFSFEGRRRAVQAQEGIAALRNNVDTLIVIPNDKLLTAVSLSTPVTEAFNLADDILRQGVRGISDIIMVPGLVNVDFADVRAIMKDAGSSLLGIGTATGKARARDAALNAIQSPLLDIGIERATGIVWNITGGTDLTLFEVNAAAEVIYDLVDPTANLIFGAVIDPSLTGQVSITLIATGFNRRNEGEGKGTQRAHGDVSLGINRRPSYAEGGSVEIPEFLRKKGRSLFPRI